In Rhododendron vialii isolate Sample 1 chromosome 9a, ASM3025357v1, the following are encoded in one genomic region:
- the LOC131300328 gene encoding cysteine-rich receptor-like protein kinase 44 isoform X3: MGVFRFLFFLSQVILINLVSFISSNEMIDYFCNYTRSNTYQTNRDTLLNSLSTRTNGYGYSSSSEGVNTDTVYAMALCRADVEPDTCRECISSATALLGSCPDGKAPTGWPEYDPDDMEGIVWYDYCMVRYSRKAMEGVMAVDPRVFRWSVQKNATSVEAFKDALRNLLMNDLRVRAAKGGTRRKFDSGYAPGPDNIPIYAFTQCTPDLSKQQCEDCLQQAIEDIPKCCGFGPVGGRVLKPSCNFRYENASFLGVIPDAESESGDGMSSVESLQYDFDTVSAATDNFSDVNKLGQGGFGVVYKGKLLNGQKVAVKRLAQGSHQGDTEFRNEVLLVAKLQHRNLVRLIGFCLEGTERLLIYEFVPNSSLDKFLFDPNRRDQMDWAKRSKIIGGVARGLVYLHEDSRLRIIHRDLKASNVLLDGEMNPKVADFGMARLFGVDQTQAIVSRIAGTHGYIAPEYMMHRQLSVKSDVFSFGVLVLEILSGHQNNCFRAEQNMEDDPTNLISYAWRSWREGTTSNLIDPTLRANSSPASEMMRYIHIGLLCVQENVARRPTMGSVVVMLSSSSITLSVPSKPGFFFPGINSEVPRVNGDSSRVNESTQSVNEASITELYPR, from the exons ATGGGTGTTTTCAGatttctcttcttcctttctcaagTAATTCTCATAAACTTGGTTTCCTTCATATCCTCCAATGAAATGATAGACTACTTTTGTAATTACACAAGGAGTAATACATACCAGACGAACCGCGACACCCTCCTAAACTCCCTCTCCACTCGGACAAATGGATACGGTTACTCCAGTTCCTCGGAAGGCGTAAATACCGACACGGTTTATGCGATGGCGCTATGCAGAGCCGACGTTGAGCCCGATACGTGTCGTGAGTGTATCAGCAGTGCGACTGCTTTGCTCGGGTCTTGTCCCGACGGCAAGGCGCCAACGGGATGGCCAGAGTACGATCCCGACGACATGGAGGGAATCGTATGGTACGACTACTGTATGGTGCGGTACTCGCGCAAGGCAATGGAAGGCGTTATGGCGGTCGATCCGAGAGTTTTTAGGTGGAGCGTTCAAAAAAATGCGACAAGCGTAGAAGCATTCAAGGACGCGCTGAGAAACCTATTAATGAACGATCTACGAGTCCGAGCAGCGAAAGGGGGGACCCGTCGAAAGTTTGACTCGGGATACGCTCCCGGCCCGGACAACATTCCTATATACGCATTTACCCAGTGCACGCCTGACTTGTCCAAACAGCAATGCGAGGATTGTCTCCAGCAGGCTATCGAGGATATCCCTAAGTGTTGCGGTTTCGGGCCAGTGGGAGGGAGAGTCCTTAAACCCAGTTGTAATTTCCGGTACGAGAACGCATCTTTCCTTGGGGTGATTCCAG ATGCTGAATCTGAGAGTGGGGACGGAATGAGCAGTGTGGAATCCTTGCAGTACGACTTTGATACAGTTAGCGCCGCAACGGACAACTTTTCTGATGTTAATAAGCTTGGACAGGGTGGATTTGGAGTTGTTTACAAG GGTAAGCTTTTGAATGGTCAAAAAGTAGCTGTGAAGAGGCTAGCTCAGGGATCTCATCAAGGAGATACAGAATTTAGGAATGAAGTTTTGCTAGTGGCCAAGCTTCAACACAGAAATTTGGTTAGGCTCATTGGTTTTTGCTTGGAAGGGACCGAAAGGCTTCTTATTTATGAGTTTGTGCCAAACTCTAGCCTTGATAAATTCTTATTTG ATCCAAACAGGCGCGACCAGATGGATTGGGCGAAACGCAGCAAAATCATAGGAGGCGTTGCTCGGGGACTCGTATATCTTCACGAAGATTCACGACTTAGGATCATTCATCGTGATCTCAAAGCTAGCAATGTTCTTTTAGATGGAGAGATGAACCCAAAAGTTGCAGATTTTGGCATGGCAAGACTATTTGGAGTGGATCAAACCCAAGCAATTGTAAGCAGAATAGCGGGTACCCA TGGATATATAGCTCCGGAGTACATGATGCATAGGCAATTGTCCGTCAAGTCAGATGTCTTCAGCTTTGGTGTCTTAGTTCTGGAAATTTTGAGCGGTCATCAGAACAATTGTTTCCGCGCAGAGCAGAATATGGAGGATGATCCCACTAACCTTATAAGCTAT GCGTGGAGAAGTTGGAGGGAAGGAACAACTTCAAACCTCATAGACCCCACATTGAGGGCTAATTCCAGTCCCGCGAGTGAAATGATGAGATATATTCATATTGGTTTACTATGCGTTCAGGAAAATGTAGCAAGAAGACCAACAATGGGTTCAGTTGTTGTCATGCTTAGTAGCTCCTCTATAACTCTTTCGGTACCCTCAAAGCCTGGATTTTTCTTTCCTGGTATCAATTCAGAAGTACCAAGGGTAAATGGGGATAGCTCACGGGTGAATGAGTCAACTCAATCAGTAAATGAAGCTTCAATTACTGAGTTATATCCTCGTTAA
- the LOC131300328 gene encoding putative cysteine-rich receptor-like protein kinase 20 isoform X2 produces the protein MGVFRFLFFLSQVILINLVSFISSNEMIDYFCNYTRSNTYQTNRDTLLNSLSTRTNGYGYSSSSEGVNTDTVYAMALCRADVEPDTCRECISSATALLGSCPDGKAPTGWPEYDPDDMEGIVWYDYCMVRYSRKAMEGVMAVDPRVFRWSVQKNATSVEAFKDALRNLLMNDLRVRAAKGGTRRKFDSGYAPGPDNIPIYAFTQCTPDLSKQQCEDCLQQAIEDIPKCCGFGPVGGRVLKPSCNFRYENASFLGVIPDQGNENTAGGGNNNNNRMRTIIIVVASVTTFVILAIVSFFIILRKKNQGDNLGKPRTYVEHAESESGDGMSSVESLQYDFDTVSAATDNFSDVNKLGQGGFGVVYKGKLLNGQKVAVKRLAQGSHQGDTEFRNEVLLVAKLQHRNLVRLIGFCLEGTERLLIYEFVPNSSLDKFLFDPNRRDQMDWAKRSKIIGGVARGLVYLHEDSRLRIIHRDLKASNVLLDGEMNPKVADFGMARLFGVDQTQAIVSRIAGTHGYIAPEYMMHRQLSVKSDVFSFGVLVLEILSGHQNNCFRAEQNMEDDPTNLISYAWRSWREGTTSNLIDPTLRANSSPASEMMRYIHIGLLCVQENVARRPTMGSVVVMLSSSSITLSVPSKPGFFFPGINSEVPRVNGDSSRVNESTQSVNEASITELYPR, from the exons ATGGGTGTTTTCAGatttctcttcttcctttctcaagTAATTCTCATAAACTTGGTTTCCTTCATATCCTCCAATGAAATGATAGACTACTTTTGTAATTACACAAGGAGTAATACATACCAGACGAACCGCGACACCCTCCTAAACTCCCTCTCCACTCGGACAAATGGATACGGTTACTCCAGTTCCTCGGAAGGCGTAAATACCGACACGGTTTATGCGATGGCGCTATGCAGAGCCGACGTTGAGCCCGATACGTGTCGTGAGTGTATCAGCAGTGCGACTGCTTTGCTCGGGTCTTGTCCCGACGGCAAGGCGCCAACGGGATGGCCAGAGTACGATCCCGACGACATGGAGGGAATCGTATGGTACGACTACTGTATGGTGCGGTACTCGCGCAAGGCAATGGAAGGCGTTATGGCGGTCGATCCGAGAGTTTTTAGGTGGAGCGTTCAAAAAAATGCGACAAGCGTAGAAGCATTCAAGGACGCGCTGAGAAACCTATTAATGAACGATCTACGAGTCCGAGCAGCGAAAGGGGGGACCCGTCGAAAGTTTGACTCGGGATACGCTCCCGGCCCGGACAACATTCCTATATACGCATTTACCCAGTGCACGCCTGACTTGTCCAAACAGCAATGCGAGGATTGTCTCCAGCAGGCTATCGAGGATATCCCTAAGTGTTGCGGTTTCGGGCCAGTGGGAGGGAGAGTCCTTAAACCCAGTTGTAATTTCCGGTACGAGAACGCATCTTTCCTTGGGGTGATTCCAG ATCAAGGCAATGAAAATACTGCAGGAGGAggcaataataataataatagaatGCGAACAATCATCATTGTTGTTGCTTCGGTAACTACATTTGTGATACTTGCCATTGTCTCCTTTTTCATCATATTAAGAAAGAAGAACCAGGGGGACAACCTGGGGAAGCCAAGGACGTATGTTGAAC ATGCTGAATCTGAGAGTGGGGACGGAATGAGCAGTGTGGAATCCTTGCAGTACGACTTTGATACAGTTAGCGCCGCAACGGACAACTTTTCTGATGTTAATAAGCTTGGACAGGGTGGATTTGGAGTTGTTTACAAG GGTAAGCTTTTGAATGGTCAAAAAGTAGCTGTGAAGAGGCTAGCTCAGGGATCTCATCAAGGAGATACAGAATTTAGGAATGAAGTTTTGCTAGTGGCCAAGCTTCAACACAGAAATTTGGTTAGGCTCATTGGTTTTTGCTTGGAAGGGACCGAAAGGCTTCTTATTTATGAGTTTGTGCCAAACTCTAGCCTTGATAAATTCTTATTTG ATCCAAACAGGCGCGACCAGATGGATTGGGCGAAACGCAGCAAAATCATAGGAGGCGTTGCTCGGGGACTCGTATATCTTCACGAAGATTCACGACTTAGGATCATTCATCGTGATCTCAAAGCTAGCAATGTTCTTTTAGATGGAGAGATGAACCCAAAAGTTGCAGATTTTGGCATGGCAAGACTATTTGGAGTGGATCAAACCCAAGCAATTGTAAGCAGAATAGCGGGTACCCA TGGATATATAGCTCCGGAGTACATGATGCATAGGCAATTGTCCGTCAAGTCAGATGTCTTCAGCTTTGGTGTCTTAGTTCTGGAAATTTTGAGCGGTCATCAGAACAATTGTTTCCGCGCAGAGCAGAATATGGAGGATGATCCCACTAACCTTATAAGCTAT GCGTGGAGAAGTTGGAGGGAAGGAACAACTTCAAACCTCATAGACCCCACATTGAGGGCTAATTCCAGTCCCGCGAGTGAAATGATGAGATATATTCATATTGGTTTACTATGCGTTCAGGAAAATGTAGCAAGAAGACCAACAATGGGTTCAGTTGTTGTCATGCTTAGTAGCTCCTCTATAACTCTTTCGGTACCCTCAAAGCCTGGATTTTTCTTTCCTGGTATCAATTCAGAAGTACCAAGGGTAAATGGGGATAGCTCACGGGTGAATGAGTCAACTCAATCAGTAAATGAAGCTTCAATTACTGAGTTATATCCTCGTTAA
- the LOC131300328 gene encoding putative cysteine-rich receptor-like protein kinase 20 isoform X1 — protein sequence MGVFRFLFFLSQVILINLVSFISSNEMIDYFCNYTRSNTYQTNRDTLLNSLSTRTNGYGYSSSSEGVNTDTVYAMALCRADVEPDTCRECISSATALLGSCPDGKAPTGWPEYDPDDMEGIVWYDYCMVRYSRKAMEGVMAVDPRVFRWSVQKNATSVEAFKDALRNLLMNDLRVRAAKGGTRRKFDSGYAPGPDNIPIYAFTQCTPDLSKQQCEDCLQQAIEDIPKCCGFGPVGGRVLKPSCNFRYENASFLGVIPGDQGNENTAGGGNNNNNRMRTIIIVVASVTTFVILAIVSFFIILRKKNQGDNLGKPRTYVEHAESESGDGMSSVESLQYDFDTVSAATDNFSDVNKLGQGGFGVVYKGKLLNGQKVAVKRLAQGSHQGDTEFRNEVLLVAKLQHRNLVRLIGFCLEGTERLLIYEFVPNSSLDKFLFDPNRRDQMDWAKRSKIIGGVARGLVYLHEDSRLRIIHRDLKASNVLLDGEMNPKVADFGMARLFGVDQTQAIVSRIAGTHGYIAPEYMMHRQLSVKSDVFSFGVLVLEILSGHQNNCFRAEQNMEDDPTNLISYAWRSWREGTTSNLIDPTLRANSSPASEMMRYIHIGLLCVQENVARRPTMGSVVVMLSSSSITLSVPSKPGFFFPGINSEVPRVNGDSSRVNESTQSVNEASITELYPR from the exons ATGGGTGTTTTCAGatttctcttcttcctttctcaagTAATTCTCATAAACTTGGTTTCCTTCATATCCTCCAATGAAATGATAGACTACTTTTGTAATTACACAAGGAGTAATACATACCAGACGAACCGCGACACCCTCCTAAACTCCCTCTCCACTCGGACAAATGGATACGGTTACTCCAGTTCCTCGGAAGGCGTAAATACCGACACGGTTTATGCGATGGCGCTATGCAGAGCCGACGTTGAGCCCGATACGTGTCGTGAGTGTATCAGCAGTGCGACTGCTTTGCTCGGGTCTTGTCCCGACGGCAAGGCGCCAACGGGATGGCCAGAGTACGATCCCGACGACATGGAGGGAATCGTATGGTACGACTACTGTATGGTGCGGTACTCGCGCAAGGCAATGGAAGGCGTTATGGCGGTCGATCCGAGAGTTTTTAGGTGGAGCGTTCAAAAAAATGCGACAAGCGTAGAAGCATTCAAGGACGCGCTGAGAAACCTATTAATGAACGATCTACGAGTCCGAGCAGCGAAAGGGGGGACCCGTCGAAAGTTTGACTCGGGATACGCTCCCGGCCCGGACAACATTCCTATATACGCATTTACCCAGTGCACGCCTGACTTGTCCAAACAGCAATGCGAGGATTGTCTCCAGCAGGCTATCGAGGATATCCCTAAGTGTTGCGGTTTCGGGCCAGTGGGAGGGAGAGTCCTTAAACCCAGTTGTAATTTCCGGTACGAGAACGCATCTTTCCTTGGGGTGATTCCAG GAGATCAAGGCAATGAAAATACTGCAGGAGGAggcaataataataataatagaatGCGAACAATCATCATTGTTGTTGCTTCGGTAACTACATTTGTGATACTTGCCATTGTCTCCTTTTTCATCATATTAAGAAAGAAGAACCAGGGGGACAACCTGGGGAAGCCAAGGACGTATGTTGAAC ATGCTGAATCTGAGAGTGGGGACGGAATGAGCAGTGTGGAATCCTTGCAGTACGACTTTGATACAGTTAGCGCCGCAACGGACAACTTTTCTGATGTTAATAAGCTTGGACAGGGTGGATTTGGAGTTGTTTACAAG GGTAAGCTTTTGAATGGTCAAAAAGTAGCTGTGAAGAGGCTAGCTCAGGGATCTCATCAAGGAGATACAGAATTTAGGAATGAAGTTTTGCTAGTGGCCAAGCTTCAACACAGAAATTTGGTTAGGCTCATTGGTTTTTGCTTGGAAGGGACCGAAAGGCTTCTTATTTATGAGTTTGTGCCAAACTCTAGCCTTGATAAATTCTTATTTG ATCCAAACAGGCGCGACCAGATGGATTGGGCGAAACGCAGCAAAATCATAGGAGGCGTTGCTCGGGGACTCGTATATCTTCACGAAGATTCACGACTTAGGATCATTCATCGTGATCTCAAAGCTAGCAATGTTCTTTTAGATGGAGAGATGAACCCAAAAGTTGCAGATTTTGGCATGGCAAGACTATTTGGAGTGGATCAAACCCAAGCAATTGTAAGCAGAATAGCGGGTACCCA TGGATATATAGCTCCGGAGTACATGATGCATAGGCAATTGTCCGTCAAGTCAGATGTCTTCAGCTTTGGTGTCTTAGTTCTGGAAATTTTGAGCGGTCATCAGAACAATTGTTTCCGCGCAGAGCAGAATATGGAGGATGATCCCACTAACCTTATAAGCTAT GCGTGGAGAAGTTGGAGGGAAGGAACAACTTCAAACCTCATAGACCCCACATTGAGGGCTAATTCCAGTCCCGCGAGTGAAATGATGAGATATATTCATATTGGTTTACTATGCGTTCAGGAAAATGTAGCAAGAAGACCAACAATGGGTTCAGTTGTTGTCATGCTTAGTAGCTCCTCTATAACTCTTTCGGTACCCTCAAAGCCTGGATTTTTCTTTCCTGGTATCAATTCAGAAGTACCAAGGGTAAATGGGGATAGCTCACGGGTGAATGAGTCAACTCAATCAGTAAATGAAGCTTCAATTACTGAGTTATATCCTCGTTAA